A region of Channa argus isolate prfri chromosome 8, Channa argus male v1.0, whole genome shotgun sequence DNA encodes the following proteins:
- the anapc4 gene encoding anaphase-promoting complex subunit 4 has translation MPAFRQVGEKQLPNPILCMAWSPKRDLIALANTTGELLLHRLASFQRVWSLPPSEYTGKVITALAWRPDGKILAFSLGDTNQVVLCGVEKAEILHVFSKQNPITCMHWMEVTEENSALSSFYNSEDKSKLFLPKLPTLPKSYSTTSKIFSEEKSDEMMNLLGEVRLNILVLGGDAGFVELYAYGMYKIATLSGVSGTCRSLSLSSDLKSLSVITEVRSADNNPEVCYVQLDTGLLSDCLPEVTRMARKFTHISTLLQYLHLSLTCMCEAWEDILMQMDLRLTKFVQEKNTSTQVQDEFLELLLWGQSSPELQALLMNQLTVKGLKKLGQSIESSYSSIQKLVISHLQSGSEALLYHLSEVKGMSLWKEKFESLGLDSAAIEGAITAVGSFSLKANELLQVIDKSMKNFKAFFRWLYVAMLRMCEEHVPPELNKMTQKDIAFVADFLSEHFSENEELFDRKGKYFNVERVGQYLKDEDEDLVSPPNTKGNQWLRFLQESSHLKESPLLFPSYPQKSLHFVKRMMENVIEQCLQKPSEVIGKSVKQAIYLPLYTVPESSENTPRLFELPSLWNDKKGKMHYVVFCMPEISPCKLYILRKGTDPNRHIPNSVMSVDLSHHLDNAEDGNATAQSHYVYSCLDARFYEDDMLTVVLQGAEDNGRRVLAQLPLASTLSCETEFSWKQNLRLDQQNSAIPCQGLVLGNQWRELENMKAQFVAVNGIRKVACVVSANLRHIRVFEMDVEDEDDEGGDSQNASADQEGLETTMSSQGQGEDSADANCKAGELEEDGFQKAEEHLTEEHLGTEEALGLS, from the exons ATGCCTGCCTTTCGGCAAGTGGGAGAGAAGCAACTTCCTAATCCTATACTGTGTATGGCATGGTCTCCTAAACGGGATCTCATTGCTCTGGCCAACACAACTGGAGAG TTGCTGCTACATCGCTTGGCTAGTTTCCAGCGTGTTTGGAGCTTGCCGCCCAGTGAGTATACTGGGAAGGTGATAACTGCACTTGCCTGGAGACCTGATGGCAAAA TCCTGGCCTTCAGTCTTGGAGACACTAATCAAGTGGTCCTGTGTGGTGTTGAGAAGGCAGAGATCCTCCATGTGTTTTCAAAGCAGAACCCTATAACCTGCATGCACTGGATGGAagtaacagaagaaaacag tgcccTCAGCTCCTTTTACAACTCAGAAGACAAATCCAAACTGTTTCTCCCAAAATTACCAACACTCCCCAAGAG CTATAGCACAACATCAAAGATCTTCAG TGAGGAAAAGTCTGATGAGATGATGAATCTCTTAGGAGAAGTCAG GCTGAATATTCTTGTCCTTGGGGGAGATGCTGGTTTTGTGGAGCTTTATGCCTATGGAATGTACAAGATTGCCACTCTTTCTGGA GTATCTGGAACATGTCGCAGCCTGAGTCTGTCCAGTGATCTCaagtctctctctgtcatcaCAGAGGTCAGGTCTGCTGATAACAATCCAGAGGTCTGCTATGTTCAG CTGGACACAGGGTTGTTGTCAGATTGTCTCCCTGAGGTTACCAGGATGGCTCGCAAGTTCACCCACATCTCTACCCTGCTGCAGTATCTACATCTCTCACTTACCTGCATGTGTGAAGCCTGGGAAGATATCCTTATGCAGATGGATCTTCGGCTGACTAAATTTGTTCAG GAAAAGAACACCAGCACTCAGGTTCAGGATGAGTTTCTGGAGCTTTTGCTGTGGGGACAATCTAG CCCTGAACTACAGGCTCTTCTCATGAACCAGCTTACTGTCAAG GGCTTGAAGAAACTTGGCCAGTCCATTGAGTCATCTTACTCCAGCATCCAGAAGTTAGTGATCAGCCACCTGCAGAG TGGCTCTGAGGCTCTGTTGTATCACCTCAGTGAGGTGAAAGGTATGTCTCTGTGGAAGGAAAAGTTCGAGTCCCTTGGTCTGGATTCAGCAGCTATAGAAG GTGCTATTACAGCTGTTGGTTCTTTTTCTCTGAAAGCCAATGAACTTCTCCA ggTGATTGACAAGAGTATGAAAAACTTCAAAGCCTTTTTTCGGTGGTTGTATGTGG CTATGCTAAGAATGTGTGAGGAACATGTCCCGCCAGAACTCAACAAG ATGACTCAAAAGGACATTGCATTTGTTGCTGACTTCCTGTCTGAACATTTTAGTGAG AATGAAGAACTCTTTGATCGCAAAGGAAAATACTTCAACGTAGAACGAGTTGGTCAG TACCTgaaggatgaggatgaagacCTTGTGTCCCCACCCAACACTAAGGGAAACCAGTGGCTAAGGTTTTTACAGGAGAGTTCACATTTGAAGG agAGCCCTTTACTGTTCCCTTCATATCCACAAAAATCTTTGCACTTTGTTAAGAGGATGATGGAGAATGTGATTGAACAATGTCTTCAAAAACCTTCC GAAGTAATTGGGAAGTCTGTAAAGCAGGCAATCTACTTGCCTCTGTACACTGTGCCGGAGAG ctCAGAAAACACTCCAAGACTTTTTGAACTTCCATCTTT GTGGAATGACAAGAAGGGAAAAATGCACTATGTTGTGTTCTGCATGCCAGAGATTTCACCCTGCAAGCTGTACATATTACGGAAAGGAACAGACCCAAACAG ACATATCCCAAACAGTGTCATGTCTGTTGACCTCAGCCACCACCTtgataatgcagaagatggtaatgCTACAGCCCA gtcGCATTATGTTTACAGCTGCCTGGATGCTCGATTCTATGAAGATGACATGCTAACTGTGGTCTTACAAGGGGCAGAAGACAACGGTAGGCGTGTCCTGGCTCAGCTTCCTCTTGCCTCTACCCTGAGCTGTGAGACTGAATTCAGTTGGAAACAAAATCTTAG GTTGGACCAGCAAAACAGTGCAATCCCATGCCAAGGCTTGGTGCTGGGAAATCAGTGGCGTGAACTGGAGAACATGAAGGCTCAATTTGTAGCTGTTAATGGAATCCGCAAAGTTGCCTGTGTG gTAAGTGCCAATCTAAGGCACATTCGTGTTTTTGAGATGGATGTCGAAGATGAGGATGACGAAGGAGGTGACTCACAGAATGCCAGTGCTGACCAGGAGGGGCTGGAAACTACCATGAGCAGCCAGGGACAGGGAGAGGACAGTGCTGATGCTAATTGCAAAGCTGGAGAGCTAGAGGAAGATGGGTTTCAAAAAGCTGAGGAGCATCTGACTGAGGAACATTTGGGGACAGAAGAAGCCCTGGGGCTCTCTTAG